A window from Opitutia bacterium ISCC 52 encodes these proteins:
- a CDS encoding sugar phosphorylase: MSHVVDKSQLDQIKRRFFHLYGDQAERCIDRLLMMVGAYGVGLNPYPSDELWNENDVVLITYGDSVRKKDEVPIQTLRDFCHRRLKGAVKVVHILPFYPWTSDDGFSVKDYREVDPALGEWKDVDQFSDDFHLMFDLVANHCSSKSSWFKEYIGGILPFNTYFKEGDPEDDLSDVVRPRTSPLLTKLETRDGSRYVWTTFSADQVDLNWENPDVFFEFLDILMFYISQGARIVRLDAIAFLWKTVGTSCLHLKETHEIVKLFRDILSLLAPQVILLTETNVPHEENISYLGRGDEAHMVYQFSLPPLLLHGLLSENPEYLSTWANSLGEIQEGCTFFNFTSSHDGVGVRPLQGLLPDAEINNLVDEVKRRDGHVSMKTNSDGSQSPYELNITYFEALSNPGVPDDPIGVQRFLTSQYVAAAFRGVPAVYIHCLTACLNDHAGVKESDIPRRINRHKWDVDQLESLLDDEESIHSKVFNDYTLILRRRASYPAFHPDAPQEILDGGEGIFVLKRTSTLGEQRIFSISNFTSKNKTVRNMDKLLDDSTLTKVKDIISGKNKSVAKGNMRLKPFQTVWLVLT; this comes from the coding sequence ATGTCCCACGTCGTCGACAAATCCCAGTTGGATCAAATCAAACGCCGTTTCTTTCATCTATATGGAGATCAGGCCGAGCGTTGCATTGATCGCTTACTGATGATGGTGGGGGCTTATGGAGTGGGATTGAATCCTTACCCCTCTGATGAGCTTTGGAATGAAAACGATGTCGTCCTTATCACCTATGGCGATAGTGTAAGAAAGAAAGACGAAGTTCCTATTCAGACATTGCGAGACTTTTGTCATCGGCGGCTCAAGGGTGCCGTTAAAGTGGTGCACATTCTCCCTTTCTATCCCTGGACTTCCGACGATGGATTCTCGGTTAAGGACTACCGAGAAGTTGATCCAGCTCTAGGTGAATGGAAAGATGTAGACCAGTTTTCTGATGATTTCCATTTGATGTTCGATCTGGTAGCCAATCACTGTTCGAGCAAAAGCAGTTGGTTTAAGGAATACATCGGCGGCATCCTCCCATTTAATACCTACTTTAAAGAGGGAGATCCAGAGGATGATCTTTCAGACGTTGTTCGGCCGCGCACCTCGCCACTGTTAACCAAATTGGAAACGCGGGATGGTTCGCGTTATGTGTGGACAACTTTCAGTGCCGATCAGGTGGATCTCAATTGGGAGAATCCCGACGTCTTTTTCGAATTCCTGGATATTCTGATGTTTTACATTTCCCAAGGAGCGCGCATCGTTCGTTTGGATGCGATCGCTTTTCTGTGGAAAACAGTGGGCACTAGTTGTCTCCACTTGAAGGAAACCCATGAAATCGTGAAGCTGTTTCGCGATATTCTTTCGCTGCTGGCGCCTCAGGTAATTCTCCTTACCGAAACGAATGTGCCGCATGAAGAGAATATCAGCTACCTAGGAAGGGGAGACGAGGCGCACATGGTCTATCAATTTAGTCTCCCCCCATTGTTACTTCATGGTCTCTTGTCGGAAAATCCAGAATATCTCAGCACCTGGGCAAACTCATTGGGTGAAATTCAAGAGGGTTGTACCTTCTTCAATTTCACTTCCTCGCATGATGGCGTCGGTGTTCGACCGCTTCAGGGCCTATTGCCTGATGCAGAGATTAACAATCTGGTGGATGAAGTTAAACGACGTGACGGCCATGTCAGTATGAAGACCAACTCCGACGGAAGTCAGAGTCCATACGAGTTGAACATAACTTACTTTGAAGCACTATCCAATCCGGGGGTGCCTGATGACCCCATTGGTGTGCAGCGATTTCTGACCTCGCAATATGTGGCCGCAGCTTTTCGCGGTGTTCCGGCCGTTTATATTCATTGCCTGACAGCCTGTTTAAATGATCACGCTGGCGTCAAAGAGTCGGACATCCCTCGCAGAATCAATCGACACAAATGGGATGTGGATCAGTTGGAATCATTGCTGGACGATGAAGAATCCATCCACAGCAAGGTGTTTAACGATTATACACTTATTTTGCGCCGCCGGGCATCCTATCCCGCCTTTCATCCTGATGCTCCGCAAGAGATTCTCGATGGCGGAGAAGGGATCTTTGTCCTGAAGCGCACCTCGACGTTGGGAGAGCAGCGGATTTTCTCAATCAGTAATTTTACTTCGAAGAATAAAACCGTTCGCAACATGGACAAACTTCTGGATGACTCAACGTTGACTAAGGTGAAGGATATCATCAGCGGCAAAAACAAATCAGTAGCGAAGGGGAATATGCGATTGAAACCCTTTCAAACGGTTTGGTTGGTCTTGACCTGA
- a CDS encoding penicillin acylase family protein, with amino-acid sequence METSIESRNQFSYVVDEIVKSSQDRGWEAFKWGNRNQSDYSHPITYGVPFLSRLLNMPKIGLSGDHYCPKVLSYSLANGVRMVISLGKLEDSIFQMGCGQSGHPLSPHYRDLHKVWSTEEYLPFLPGEPKQTLTIYPEQ; translated from the coding sequence ATGGAGACATCCATCGAGAGCCGCAATCAGTTTAGCTACGTAGTAGATGAAATCGTGAAAAGCAGCCAGGACCGTGGGTGGGAAGCCTTCAAGTGGGGAAACAGGAATCAGTCCGATTACAGTCACCCCATCACCTATGGAGTTCCCTTCCTATCCAGACTACTCAACATGCCAAAGATTGGCCTTAGCGGCGATCACTATTGCCCAAAGGTCTTGAGCTACAGTTTGGCCAACGGTGTGAGAATGGTCATAAGTCTAGGCAAGCTCGAGGACAGTATTTTCCAAATGGGTTGTGGTCAAAGCGGGCATCCACTTTCTCCGCACTACAGGGATCTCCATAAAGTATGGTCAACAGAGGAGTATCTGCCATTCCTGCCTGGGGAGCCTAAACAGACACTGACTATTTATCCAGAACAGTAA
- a CDS encoding AMP-binding protein — protein MIAKLLVWILYRVRVEGREHVPKDGGAIIISNHVTFLDVVFLTIATGRRIRFIASDTLHKTNRMRWLLKLSAVELIPPSKARSSFDNNIEFLKHGGLLGIFVEGQVSRTGSLMAVKSGFDAIARESGVPVVPVFMDNLWQTRFSFFEPDGMKLKPRPFRMAINIGIGSPLPHNQLTLSDVRQVLLDLSEECFQRREELEGNIADFCFRGLASRPFFEQLVDYTAGRKPLKSGILLALSLLMAKWFRKEIDGKRVGVVLPPGIGVTVTNLGLLFAGKIPVNLNFTAGRAAIESSYRKGEIDTVITAEALKKKIPQFPWPDHMIDIVPLLQGADKKAIILRYLMIIIFPARLLARMMGIPKYGNDEEVGLLFTSGSSGEPKGVPLSHRNILSNVLQINEIALLSKDDTTLMCCLPIFHSFGYTVTLWYPLIRSLKMITIPSPLEQKKIAEAIEKEKVTVFIGTRTFFKPYIKRVPAEKMVSLDLVVAGAEKVTPEFFDLWKDKFGTDINEGYGLTETSPVASVNLKNPGQPDKQAAPQEAYRRGSAGRLVPGITARIKDPDTGEPRSLFEPGMLYLKGGNIFGGYLDDPERNAEILEDGWFKTGDLARFDEDGFLHIEGRQSRFSKIGGEMVPHETIETKIIEVLDLKEAEMVPIVVSARPDDAKGEALVLLSTIDIEENDLKQKLTEEGLPNLWIPKIIKRVEEIPILATGKLDLKGCQALASD, from the coding sequence TTGATAGCCAAGTTACTAGTCTGGATTCTTTATCGCGTCCGTGTAGAGGGTAGGGAGCATGTACCGAAAGACGGTGGTGCCATTATTATAAGTAATCACGTTACCTTTTTGGACGTGGTATTCCTAACCATCGCGACGGGCCGACGAATACGTTTCATCGCTTCAGATACTTTGCACAAAACAAACCGCATGCGGTGGTTGCTAAAGTTGTCTGCTGTTGAATTGATTCCACCTTCCAAGGCGCGTTCTTCTTTTGATAATAACATTGAGTTTCTGAAGCATGGTGGGCTTCTAGGAATTTTTGTGGAAGGCCAGGTATCTCGGACTGGAAGTTTGATGGCTGTGAAAAGTGGTTTCGATGCGATCGCCCGAGAAAGTGGCGTCCCGGTGGTTCCCGTATTCATGGATAACCTTTGGCAAACTCGCTTCTCCTTTTTTGAACCAGATGGTATGAAGCTCAAGCCCAGGCCCTTTCGGATGGCCATTAATATTGGTATCGGAAGTCCTCTGCCGCACAACCAGCTTACTTTGTCTGATGTGAGACAGGTCTTACTCGATTTATCAGAAGAGTGCTTCCAAAGGCGTGAGGAGTTGGAGGGCAATATTGCAGATTTTTGTTTCCGTGGATTGGCGAGTCGTCCGTTTTTTGAGCAACTGGTCGACTATACGGCAGGTCGTAAGCCGTTGAAGTCTGGGATTCTTTTGGCCCTCAGTCTCTTGATGGCAAAGTGGTTCCGGAAAGAGATTGATGGTAAACGCGTGGGGGTGGTCCTTCCACCTGGAATTGGAGTAACAGTGACCAACCTCGGGCTACTTTTTGCAGGAAAGATCCCTGTGAATCTCAATTTCACCGCGGGAAGAGCTGCGATCGAATCTTCTTACCGTAAGGGAGAAATTGATACGGTAATTACAGCAGAGGCATTGAAAAAGAAGATTCCTCAATTTCCCTGGCCTGATCATATGATTGATATCGTTCCGCTGCTTCAAGGCGCGGATAAGAAAGCTATCATTCTGCGTTATCTAATGATCATTATTTTCCCAGCACGCCTTCTAGCTCGAATGATGGGTATCCCCAAGTATGGGAATGACGAAGAGGTTGGGTTGCTCTTTACGAGTGGAAGCTCTGGTGAGCCCAAGGGGGTTCCATTGTCGCATCGAAACATTCTCTCCAATGTTTTGCAGATTAATGAAATCGCGCTCCTGAGCAAAGACGATACCACTCTCATGTGCTGTCTCCCGATTTTCCACAGCTTTGGATACACGGTTACGCTTTGGTACCCGTTGATTCGTAGTTTGAAGATGATCACCATCCCTTCACCGCTGGAACAAAAGAAGATCGCGGAGGCCATCGAAAAGGAAAAGGTCACCGTATTCATTGGTACGCGTACTTTTTTCAAGCCCTACATAAAACGGGTTCCTGCCGAGAAAATGGTCTCTTTAGATCTCGTGGTCGCTGGTGCAGAGAAAGTGACTCCCGAATTTTTCGATTTGTGGAAAGACAAATTTGGAACTGACATCAATGAGGGATACGGGCTTACCGAAACATCGCCCGTTGCGAGTGTGAATTTGAAAAACCCAGGCCAGCCGGATAAGCAAGCTGCGCCTCAGGAAGCCTATCGCCGGGGATCTGCCGGACGCCTGGTGCCGGGGATAACTGCTCGTATTAAAGATCCGGATACTGGAGAGCCTCGAAGTCTTTTTGAGCCGGGCATGCTCTACTTAAAGGGAGGCAACATATTCGGCGGATATTTGGACGATCCCGAACGCAATGCTGAAATCCTGGAGGACGGTTGGTTTAAAACCGGAGACCTTGCTCGTTTCGATGAAGATGGGTTTCTCCATATTGAAGGTCGGCAATCTCGTTTCTCCAAAATTGGAGGGGAGATGGTTCCTCATGAAACCATCGAAACAAAGATCATCGAAGTGCTCGACCTCAAGGAAGCCGAAATGGTCCCCATCGTGGTCAGTGCCAGACCTGATGATGCCAAAGGAGAGGCGCTGGTTCTTCTTTCAACTATCGACATTGAAGAGAACGACTTGAAGCAGAAGCTAACCGAGGAAGGGTTGCCCAATCTTTGGATTCCGAAGATAATCAAACGTGTTGAAGAGATACCGATTCTGGCCACAGGGAAGTTAGATCTCAAGGGCTGTCAGGCGCTTGCTTCTGACTAG